TGGTGCGCAGGCGCACCAGGCGCGCCTCGGGGGGCAGCGAGTGGTACTCCGACTTGGGCAGGTAGGGGTAGCCGCGGCCCGAGGCGACCACCAAGCGCGGCTCGCGGCCCGAGGGCTCGTAGCGCAGGCCGGCGCGGGCGGAGGAGTCGGCGACGAAGCGCCCGCCGCGGTCGATGGTGCTCAGCGCCATGAGGTCGAAAAAGCCCATGCCCAGGCCGCGCACGAGGACCTCCTCGCCGGCGGGCAGGGCGGAGACATCTTGTTCGACGGGGTTGTCGGGGCGCACCCACGTGCCGCCGCCGGGCTCGGGGGCAGTGGCAGGCAGGACCCAGCCGGTGGACAAAGCGGTGGCGTCGGCGAGCACGGTGGTGCCGTCGCTGAGTTCGATGGCGTCGCGCCCGTCGACTGCGCCGATGCGCTGCGCCCTGGCCCGGTGGGTGTGCACCGAGACAGTCTCCGGCAGCTGCGCCAGGGCGACTCCGTAGACCCAGTGCAGGTACTCGCCGTAGAGGGCGCGCGAGGGGTTGGACTCGGGGCGGGTGGCGGAGATCTCCGCGGAGTAGCGCTCAAGGCGGGCCGGGTCGGCGGGGTGGGCGTCGTAAAGCGATTGCGCCGGGCGGGCGACCTCCTCGCGCTCGCCGCGCTGCAGCTGGATCCATTCGTACATGGTGGGCCCTTCGAGGGCGGGCGCGCCGATGGTCGCGCCGGGCTCGGTGAACAGCGTGACGGCGCCGGCGAGCGTGTTCATGCACAGCGTCCGGGTCTGGTCGGTGCGCCAGACGCGGCCCGCGCCGATCTCGGAGTCGTCGATGAGGTGCAGCGCGAGCCGGGGCTGCGGGGTGGAGGAGGCGGCGAGGTAAGCGGCGATGCGCTCGATGGTGGAGATGCCGCGCGGGCCCATGCCCACGAGCGCGATGGAGGTCTCGGCGTGCATGGCCTCCACTGTACCCCCACCCCATTACGTACCGTTCGGTCTACTTGAAAGAAACAGAGTCGTCTATGTATGGTACCGTGCGTTGCCTGTGAGCGATGAGAAGCGATGAGAAGCGATGAGAAAGGAAGACGTGGCGTGAAAGCGGTGTGGAACGCGGCGCGTCGGCGGGGTGGCGCCGCCATCCTGGTCGCGGGGGCCCTCGTGGCGGGCTGCGGCGCCCCGGCGGATTCCGTGAAGCCGGCGGACTCCGTCGGTCAGCCGGAGGGAGAGGAGATGATCACGTACCTCGAACCGAACTGGTTCACCTCCCTCTACCCGCCCGCGGCCGGCTTTTACCCCAACGGCGGGGTGGTCAACCAGATCACCGACAGGCTGCTCTACCAGGACCCGGAGACGCTCGAGCTGCACCCCTGGATCGCCACCGAGCTACCCGAGGTCAACGAGGACGCCACCGAGTTCACCTTCACCATCCGCGACGACGTGACCTACTCCGACGGCACGCCCATGACCGCCCAGAACGTCGTGGATAACATCGACCTCTACGGCCGCGGCGACCCCGAGCGCGTGCTCAGCGCCTCCGAGCAGATCAGCGGCTACGACTATGGCGAGGTCATCGACGAGAACACGGTGCGCTTCCACTTCACCGAACCGGCCCCGGGCTTCCCCCAGGCCGTCTCCGTCTACAACGCCGGTTTGCTTTCCGACGCCACCCTGGAGCTCAGCAACGAGGAGTTCGGCCCCGGCAACGCCGTCAACATCGTCGGCTCCGGGCCCTTCGTCATCGCCGGCGAGGAGATCAACACCGAGCTGACCCTGGTGACCCGGCAGGACTACAATTGGGCGCCGCCCGTGCGCGAGCACCAGGGGCCCGCCCGCATCGGCGGGGTGCGCTACGTCCACGCCCCGGAGGAGTCCATGCGCACCGGGGCGGTGCTCTCGGGCCAGGCCGACATCGCCCGCAGCATCACGGCGCCGGCCGAGAGCTATTTGGAAGACGCCGGCGTGATCGTCGAGTCCCACGGCACCAACTCCATGAACAACCAGCTGGCGCTGCGCTTCGACCACCCGCTGCTGCGCGACATCCGGGTGCGCCAGGCCATTATCCACGGCATCGACAGGGAGGAGATCCTGCGCGTGCTGTTTTCGCCCTCCTACCCGCTGGCCACCTCCACCGTCGCCGAGAACGGGCTGGGCTACCGGGCGCAGCAACCGCAGGCCTACGCCTACGACCCGGAAGAATCCCGGCGCCTGCTGTCCGAGGCCGGGTGGGAGCCCGGGCCGGACGGGGTGCGCGAAAAAGACGGTGAGCGCCTTTCCCTGCGCGTCAACATCGCGGGGCCGCAGCCGCGCTCGCGGGAGGTGCAGACGATGATCCAGGACCAGCTGCGCGACATCGGCGTCGAGCTGAACATCAACTCCGGCGACAACGCCAGCCAGAACGCCGACTCCAAGGACCCGGCGAAGATCCAGATCTACCACTCCATGGTGGGCCGCGCGGACTACGGCGCCATCGAGTCGCTCTACTCGGTTTCGGCCCGCGACGTCTTTATTAACCGCCCCTTCGACGGGGACGGCGGCGAGGAGACAGTCGCCGACGATTACCTCGAGGACCTGCTGCAGCAGACCGTCTCCCTGCCCGAGGAGGAGGACCGCGACAAGGCCGTGGGCCGGGTGCAGGACTACGTCACCGAGCAGGCCTACGCCCTGCCACTGTTCGAGGAGCCGCAGGTCTACGCCCTCTCGCCGCGCCTGAAGGGCTTCTCGGCGGAGGCTGTGGCGCGGCCGTCCTTCTACGGCGTCTACGTGGACCGCTCGGGTAGCTCAAAGAGCGATACTGGCGAAGGGAGCGCACAATGATGAAGTACGCACTGCGCCGCCTGGGGCAGGGGCTGATCGTGCTGTTGATCGCCTACACGGTGGCCTTCTTCCTCCTGTCGGCCCTGCCCTCCGACGGCGTGATGGCCCGCTACGCGGACCCCGCCCTCGGGCTGTCGCAGGAGGAGATCGAGGAGATCCGCCGCGAGCTCGGCGCCGACAGACCCGTGATCGTGCAGTACTTCGCGGCGCTCGGCGGGTTTATCACCGGCGACCTGGGCTACTCGGTGCGCACGGGCACCCCCGTGGCCGCGCTCATCGCGGACGCGCTGCCCTACA
This is a stretch of genomic DNA from Corynebacterium auris. It encodes these proteins:
- a CDS encoding TIGR04028 family ABC transporter substrate-binding protein, which codes for MKAVWNAARRRGGAAILVAGALVAGCGAPADSVKPADSVGQPEGEEMITYLEPNWFTSLYPPAAGFYPNGGVVNQITDRLLYQDPETLELHPWIATELPEVNEDATEFTFTIRDDVTYSDGTPMTAQNVVDNIDLYGRGDPERVLSASEQISGYDYGEVIDENTVRFHFTEPAPGFPQAVSVYNAGLLSDATLELSNEEFGPGNAVNIVGSGPFVIAGEEINTELTLVTRQDYNWAPPVREHQGPARIGGVRYVHAPEESMRTGAVLSGQADIARSITAPAESYLEDAGVIVESHGTNSMNNQLALRFDHPLLRDIRVRQAIIHGIDREEILRVLFSPSYPLATSTVAENGLGYRAQQPQAYAYDPEESRRLLSEAGWEPGPDGVREKDGERLSLRVNIAGPQPRSREVQTMIQDQLRDIGVELNINSGDNASQNADSKDPAKIQIYHSMVGRADYGAIESLYSVSARDVFINRPFDGDGGEETVADDYLEDLLQQTVSLPEEEDRDKAVGRVQDYVTEQAYALPLFEEPQVYALSPRLKGFSAEAVARPSFYGVYVDRSGSSKSDTGEGSAQ